One genomic region from Conexibacter woesei DSM 14684 encodes:
- the rpoB gene encoding DNA-directed RNA polymerase subunit beta, producing the protein MAPADAPRTRRTFARLSKALEVPNLIDIQKKSFAWLTDAESGGLRETIDDISPIEDYTGNLAVQFGEFTFDEPVASLDECREKDLTYARPLTVTVAFVNRETGEIREQSVFMGDFPWMTERGTFIINGTERVVVTQLVRSPGAYLMEAKDREKQVFIANLMPARGSWLELEIDKKGKVYVRIDRKRKLPVTVLLRAMGYASDEEIASLFDDSLYIRNTLESDTEVTKTEEGALIELFKKQRPGEPPSVDAARALLHQLFFDPKRYDLTRVGRYKLNSRLRLDIDLETRTLTHDDIIALIKELVTLPKLLGMPEQPDVEIRDYAAEAVTYPREPVADHLDEYEHFGNRRLRTVGELIQEAFRIGLYRMERVVRERLTTEDADTITPQTIVNIRPVVAALKEFFGSSQLSQFMDQNNSLSGLTHRRRLSALGAGGLTRERAPIEVRDVHPTHYGRMCPIETPEGPNIGLLGSLSSYAQISEYGFVTTPYRVVKDGKVTDEIVHLDATQEEEAKIAQADTPINDAGELVGTDIVCRTQAGSYVRAEPGDVDLMDVSPEQIWSVSTAMIPFLEHDDANRALMGSNMQRQAVPLLRTDAPLVGTGMEYRAAVDSGDVVIAKRAGTIAYIDADQIVIETEDGGKDEYVLQKFMRSNQGTLIHHKPLVRNGQAVVEGTVLADGSSTDQGEMALGKNLRVAFMSWEGYNFEDAIILSKRLVKDDELTSIHIEEYEIDARTTKLGDEEITRDIPNRSEESLRNLDDRGIVRIGAEVGSGDLLVGKVTPKGETELTAEEKLIRAIFKEKAREVRDTSLKVPHGEGGVVIDVKTFSRDAGDDLPPGVNDLVRVFVAKKRKIAEGDKLAGRHGNKGVISKIVDEQDMPFLEDGSPVDVILNPLGVPSRMNIGQILETHLGWAAAEGWYDDGSEAYKIAHSNGDRPRVYVSTPVFDGATVEDVDTALLKWQQEHRGRIRMKTAPDDRAGTKASGKFTLFNGRTGEPFETQVTVGYMYILKLHHLVDDKIHARSTGPYSLVTQQPLGGKAQFGGQRFGEMEVWALEAYGAAYTLQEMLTIKSDDTVGRVKAYEAIVKGENIAEPSIPESFKVLLKEMQSLALDVNVVSEEGTRAEMREEDDDLLRAAEELGIDLSGVRATDSQAADEATEGEDDTDAAPAASADAGDEDLAPVGDGDDIQDEGSET; encoded by the coding sequence TTGGCACCTGCTGACGCCCCCCGGACGCGCCGCACTTTCGCGCGTCTCTCCAAGGCACTCGAAGTTCCCAATCTCATCGATATCCAGAAGAAGTCCTTCGCCTGGCTGACGGACGCCGAGTCCGGCGGTCTGCGCGAGACGATCGACGACATCTCGCCGATCGAGGACTACACCGGCAACCTCGCCGTCCAGTTCGGCGAGTTCACGTTCGACGAGCCGGTCGCATCGCTCGACGAGTGCCGTGAGAAGGACCTCACGTACGCGCGCCCGCTCACGGTCACGGTCGCGTTCGTCAACCGTGAGACCGGGGAGATCCGCGAGCAGTCCGTCTTCATGGGCGACTTCCCGTGGATGACCGAGCGCGGCACCTTCATCATCAACGGCACCGAGCGCGTCGTCGTGACGCAGCTCGTCCGTTCGCCTGGCGCGTACCTGATGGAGGCGAAGGATCGCGAGAAGCAGGTCTTCATCGCGAACCTGATGCCGGCTCGCGGCTCCTGGCTGGAGCTGGAGATCGACAAGAAGGGCAAGGTCTACGTCCGCATCGACCGCAAGCGCAAGCTGCCGGTCACGGTGCTGCTGCGGGCGATGGGGTACGCCAGCGACGAGGAGATCGCGAGCCTCTTCGACGACTCGCTCTACATCCGCAACACGCTCGAGTCCGACACCGAGGTCACCAAGACCGAGGAGGGCGCGCTGATCGAGCTGTTCAAGAAGCAGCGTCCGGGCGAGCCGCCGTCGGTCGACGCGGCGAGAGCGCTGCTCCACCAGCTCTTCTTCGACCCCAAGCGCTACGACCTCACGCGCGTCGGTCGCTACAAGCTGAACTCGCGCCTGCGCCTCGACATCGACCTCGAGACGCGCACGCTGACGCACGACGACATCATCGCGCTCATCAAGGAGCTCGTGACGCTGCCGAAGCTGCTCGGCATGCCCGAGCAGCCCGACGTCGAGATCAGAGACTACGCCGCCGAGGCCGTCACCTACCCGCGCGAGCCGGTCGCTGACCACCTCGACGAGTACGAGCACTTCGGCAACCGCCGGCTGCGGACCGTCGGCGAGCTGATCCAGGAGGCGTTCCGGATCGGCCTCTACCGCATGGAGCGCGTGGTGCGCGAGCGCCTCACGACCGAGGACGCGGACACGATCACGCCGCAGACGATCGTCAACATCCGCCCGGTCGTGGCAGCGCTGAAGGAGTTCTTCGGCTCCTCGCAGCTGTCGCAGTTCATGGACCAGAACAACTCGCTCTCGGGCCTGACGCATCGCCGCAGACTGTCGGCGCTCGGCGCCGGCGGCCTGACGCGCGAGCGCGCGCCGATCGAGGTGCGCGACGTCCACCCGACCCACTACGGCCGCATGTGCCCGATCGAGACCCCCGAGGGTCCGAACATCGGCCTGCTCGGCTCGCTGTCCTCCTACGCGCAGATCTCCGAGTACGGCTTCGTGACGACGCCGTACCGCGTCGTCAAGGACGGCAAGGTGACCGACGAGATCGTGCATCTCGACGCGACCCAGGAGGAAGAGGCGAAGATCGCGCAGGCGGACACGCCGATCAACGACGCCGGCGAGCTCGTCGGCACCGACATCGTCTGCCGCACGCAGGCCGGCTCGTACGTGAGAGCCGAGCCCGGCGACGTCGACCTGATGGACGTCTCGCCGGAGCAGATCTGGTCCGTCTCGACGGCGATGATCCCGTTCCTCGAGCACGACGACGCCAACCGCGCTCTGATGGGCTCCAACATGCAGCGCCAGGCGGTGCCGCTGCTCCGCACCGACGCGCCGCTCGTCGGCACGGGCATGGAGTACCGCGCGGCCGTCGACTCCGGCGACGTCGTGATCGCCAAGCGCGCCGGCACGATCGCCTACATCGACGCCGACCAGATCGTCATCGAGACCGAGGACGGCGGCAAGGACGAGTACGTCCTGCAGAAGTTCATGCGCTCCAACCAGGGCACGCTGATCCACCACAAGCCGCTCGTCCGCAACGGGCAGGCGGTCGTGGAGGGCACGGTGCTCGCGGACGGCTCCTCGACCGACCAGGGCGAGATGGCGCTCGGCAAGAACCTGCGCGTCGCCTTCATGTCCTGGGAGGGCTACAACTTCGAGGACGCGATCATCCTCTCCAAGCGCCTCGTGAAGGACGACGAGCTCACCTCGATCCACATCGAGGAGTACGAGATCGATGCCCGCACGACGAAGCTCGGCGACGAGGAGATCACCCGCGACATCCCGAACCGCTCCGAGGAGTCGCTGCGCAACCTCGACGACCGCGGCATCGTCCGCATCGGCGCCGAGGTGGGCTCCGGCGACCTGCTCGTCGGCAAGGTCACGCCGAAGGGCGAGACCGAGCTGACGGCCGAGGAGAAGCTGATCCGCGCGATCTTCAAGGAGAAGGCGCGCGAGGTCCGCGACACCTCGCTGAAGGTGCCGCACGGCGAGGGCGGCGTCGTGATCGACGTCAAGACGTTCTCGCGCGACGCCGGCGACGACCTGCCGCCGGGCGTCAACGACCTCGTGCGCGTCTTCGTCGCGAAGAAGCGCAAGATCGCCGAGGGCGACAAGCTCGCCGGCCGTCACGGCAACAAGGGCGTCATCTCGAAGATCGTCGACGAGCAGGACATGCCGTTCCTCGAGGACGGCTCCCCGGTCGACGTGATCCTGAACCCGCTCGGCGTGCCGTCCCGCATGAACATCGGCCAGATCCTCGAGACCCACCTCGGGTGGGCCGCGGCCGAGGGCTGGTACGACGACGGCAGCGAGGCGTACAAGATCGCGCACTCCAACGGCGACAGACCGCGCGTCTACGTCTCGACGCCCGTCTTCGACGGCGCGACGGTCGAGGACGTCGACACCGCGCTGCTGAAGTGGCAGCAGGAGCACAGAGGCCGGATCCGCATGAAGACGGCTCCGGACGACCGCGCCGGGACCAAGGCGAGCGGCAAGTTCACGCTCTTCAACGGGCGCACGGGCGAGCCGTTCGAGACCCAGGTCACGGTCGGCTACATGTACATCCTCAAGCTCCACCACCTCGTCGACGACAAGATCCACGCGCGCTCGACCGGCCCGTACTCGCTCGTCACCCAGCAGCCGCTGGGCGGCAAGGCGCAGTTCGGCGGCCAGCGCTTCGGCGAGATGGAGGTGTGGGCGCTGGAGGCGTACGGCGCCGCGTACACGCTCCAGGAGATGCTGACGATCAAGTCCGACGACACCGTCGGCCGCGTCAAGGCGTACGAGGCGATCGTCAAGGGCGAGAACATCGCCGAGCCGAGCATCCCCGAGTCGTTCAAGGTGCTCCTGAAGGAGATGCAGTCGCTGGCGCTCGACGTCAACGTCGTCTCCGAAGAGGGCACCCGCGCCGAGATGCGCGAGGAGGACGACGACCTCCTGCGTGCGGCCGAGGAGCTGGGCATCGACCTCTCCGGCGTCCGCGCGACCGACAGCCAGGCCGCCGACGAGGCGACCGAGGGCGAGGACGACACCGACGCGGCGCCCGCGGCGTCCGCGGACGCCGGCGACGAGGACCTCGCGCCCGTCGGCGACGGCGACGACATCCAGGACGAGGGCTCGGAGACGTGA
- a CDS encoding cysteine dioxygenase, translating into MTDIERPTHRDLTREELRELAQRIAADPAQWSAHVAHDPTQRTYAELLRDEHVDVWLICWSEDHDTGFHDHDLSCGAVAVVDGAVREERLVLGGEPTARVAGAGASFDFGAADIHRVLHHGDVPAVTIHAYSPPLVRMGSYLVEDDGTLQRHSVSYEEELRPLETAAG; encoded by the coding sequence ATGACCGACATCGAACGCCCCACCCACCGCGACCTCACCCGCGAGGAGCTGCGCGAGCTCGCGCAGCGGATCGCCGCCGACCCCGCGCAGTGGTCGGCCCACGTCGCCCACGACCCCACGCAGCGCACCTACGCGGAGCTGCTGCGCGACGAGCACGTCGACGTGTGGCTGATCTGCTGGTCGGAGGACCACGACACCGGCTTCCACGACCACGACCTCTCGTGCGGGGCGGTCGCCGTGGTCGACGGCGCGGTGCGCGAGGAGCGGCTCGTGCTCGGCGGCGAGCCGACGGCGCGCGTCGCCGGCGCCGGCGCGTCGTTCGACTTCGGCGCGGCCGACATCCACCGCGTCCTGCACCACGGCGACGTGCCGGCCGTGACGATCCACGCCTACTCCCCGCCGCTCGTGCGGATGGGCTCCTACCTGGTCGAGGACGACGGCACGCTCCAGCGCCACTCGGTCTCGTACGAAGAGGAGCTGCGCCCGCTGGAGACCGCCGCCGGCTGA
- the rplA gene encoding 50S ribosomal protein L1: MAKHGKSYVEARQRYDREHQYLPSEAVALVKQLKSSKFDESVELHVRTGLNVRHADEQLRGTIALPHGLGKDVKVVVFAQGDKAREAEDAGADVVGSDDLAKRIEEGFTDFDVAIATPDLMPVVGRLGRILGPSGKMPNPKVGTVTMDVTKAVQESKAGKVEYRTDRTAIVHMVIGKSSFDEQRLLENYAAVVEELVRAKPSVAKGKYIHSITLASTMGPGVKVDPSRTRDILGEAPVAA, translated from the coding sequence GTGGCCAAGCACGGCAAGTCCTACGTCGAGGCGCGTCAGCGCTACGACCGCGAGCACCAGTACCTGCCCTCCGAGGCGGTCGCGCTCGTCAAGCAGCTCAAGAGCTCCAAGTTCGACGAGTCGGTCGAGCTGCACGTCCGCACGGGCCTCAACGTCCGTCACGCCGACGAGCAGCTGCGCGGCACGATCGCGCTGCCGCACGGCCTCGGCAAGGACGTCAAGGTCGTCGTCTTCGCCCAGGGCGACAAGGCGCGCGAGGCCGAGGATGCCGGCGCGGACGTCGTCGGCTCCGACGACCTCGCCAAGAGAATCGAAGAGGGCTTCACAGACTTCGACGTCGCGATCGCCACGCCGGACCTGATGCCGGTCGTCGGTCGCCTCGGCCGGATCCTCGGTCCGTCGGGCAAGATGCCCAACCCGAAGGTCGGCACCGTCACGATGGACGTGACGAAGGCGGTCCAGGAGTCGAAGGCCGGCAAGGTCGAGTACCGCACGGACCGCACTGCGATCGTGCACATGGTGATCGGCAAGTCGAGCTTCGACGAGCAGCGCCTGCTCGAGAACTACGCCGCCGTCGTGGAGGAGCTCGTTCGCGCGAAGCCGTCCGTCGCGAAGGGCAAGTACATCCACTCGATCACGCTCGCCTCGACGATGGGCCCCGGCGTGAAGGTCGACCCGTCGAGAACGCGCGACATCCTCGGGGAGGCGCCGGTCGCGGCGTAG
- the rpmG gene encoding 50S ribosomal protein L33, which produces MARGDVRIAVTLACEECKRRNYQTNKSKRNNPERIQLRKYCRWCKRHTAHRETR; this is translated from the coding sequence ATGGCTCGCGGAGACGTTCGCATCGCAGTCACCCTCGCATGCGAGGAATGCAAGCGACGCAACTACCAGACGAATAAGAGCAAGCGGAACAATCCCGAGCGGATTCAGCTCCGCAAGTACTGCCGCTGGTGCAAGAGACACACGGCCCATCGGGAGACGCGCTAA
- a CDS encoding RrF2 family transcriptional regulator: MRIGAKTDYALRAALELAANDGERPVKAEAIATAQQIPPRFLEKILNDLRRAGIVESRRGVEGGHLLASPADEIAVADVIRAIDGPLANVSGKRPHELSYDGAAEKLPELLVAARAALRDVLDRTTLADVVSGQLPDHVTALAGDPAAWSKRG, encoded by the coding sequence GTGCGGATCGGAGCAAAGACAGACTATGCCCTGCGGGCAGCCCTCGAGCTGGCCGCCAACGACGGCGAGCGGCCGGTGAAGGCCGAGGCGATCGCCACGGCGCAGCAGATCCCGCCGCGCTTCCTGGAGAAGATCCTCAACGACCTCAGGCGAGCCGGGATCGTCGAGAGCCGTCGCGGCGTCGAGGGCGGCCATCTACTCGCCTCGCCGGCGGACGAGATCGCCGTCGCGGACGTCATCCGCGCGATCGACGGCCCGCTTGCCAACGTCTCAGGCAAGCGCCCGCATGAGCTGTCCTACGACGGCGCGGCGGAGAAGCTGCCGGAGCTGCTGGTCGCGGCACGCGCCGCGCTGCGCGACGTGCTCGACCGCACGACGCTCGCGGACGTCGTCTCGGGCCAGCTGCCCGACCACGTGACCGCCCTCGCCGGCGACCCGGCGGCCTGGAGCAAGCGGGGCTGA
- a CDS encoding fumarylacetoacetate hydrolase family protein, with product MRIGTATANGTSTPVLERDGALLPLDVPAGTTLAQLIAAGGELPAPRDGAAPLDGARLAAPLRPGKIVAIGLNYMDHVRETGLDKPTTPLVFTKFTTSVIGDGDEIRVDRGITQRVDWEVELAAVVGRRMTRVAREDALSHLFGYTVANDVSARDVQFADGQWVRGKSLDTFCPLGPVIVTADEIADPQALDIKTRVNGDAVQDSNTKEMVFGVAELLSFCSHSFTLEPGDVVLTGTPWGCGEFMDPIRSLGAGDVVEVEVEGIGTVSNTVVEI from the coding sequence ATGCGCATCGGCACCGCCACCGCGAACGGCACATCCACCCCCGTCCTCGAGCGTGACGGTGCATTGCTGCCGCTCGACGTCCCTGCCGGAACGACGCTCGCGCAGCTGATTGCCGCGGGCGGCGAGCTGCCCGCTCCGCGCGACGGCGCGGCGCCGCTCGACGGCGCGCGGCTCGCCGCGCCGCTGCGGCCGGGCAAGATCGTCGCGATCGGGCTCAACTACATGGACCACGTCCGCGAGACCGGCCTCGACAAGCCGACGACGCCGCTCGTCTTCACGAAGTTCACGACCAGCGTGATCGGCGACGGCGACGAGATCCGCGTCGACCGCGGGATCACGCAGAGAGTCGACTGGGAGGTCGAGCTGGCCGCCGTCGTCGGCAGACGGATGACGCGCGTCGCGAGAGAGGACGCCCTCTCGCATCTGTTCGGCTACACCGTCGCGAACGACGTCTCCGCCCGCGACGTGCAGTTCGCCGACGGCCAGTGGGTGCGCGGCAAGAGCCTCGACACGTTCTGCCCGCTCGGCCCGGTGATCGTCACCGCCGACGAGATCGCCGACCCGCAGGCGCTCGACATCAAGACGCGCGTCAACGGCGACGCGGTCCAGGACTCGAACACCAAGGAGATGGTGTTCGGCGTCGCCGAGCTGCTGTCGTTCTGCTCCCACAGCTTCACGCTCGAGCCCGGTGACGTCGTGCTGACCGGCACGCCGTGGGGCTGCGGCGAGTTCATGGACCCGATCCGCTCGCTCGGCGCCGGCGACGTCGTCGAGGTCGAGGTCGAGGGGATCGGCACGGTCTCCAACACCGTCGTGGAGATCTGA
- the rplK gene encoding 50S ribosomal protein L11 has protein sequence MAKKVLTVIKLQAVGGQASPAPPVGPALGQHGVNIMEFVKAFNAQTQQDTGTVIPVEITVYEDRSFTFVTKSPPAAVLIKQALGIDKGSAEPHVNKVAQITQDQLREIAQKKLQDLNAHDVDQAAKIIAGTARSMGVEVV, from the coding sequence ATGGCAAAGAAGGTTCTGACAGTCATCAAGCTCCAGGCCGTAGGCGGCCAAGCGAGCCCGGCGCCGCCGGTCGGTCCTGCCCTGGGCCAGCACGGCGTCAACATCATGGAGTTCGTCAAGGCGTTCAACGCCCAGACGCAGCAGGACACGGGCACGGTCATCCCCGTCGAGATCACGGTCTACGAGGACCGTTCCTTCACGTTCGTCACGAAGAGCCCGCCGGCTGCGGTGCTGATCAAGCAGGCGCTCGGGATCGACAAGGGCTCGGCTGAGCCGCATGTGAACAAGGTGGCGCAGATCACGCAGGACCAGCTCCGCGAGATCGCCCAGAAGAAGCTCCAGGATCTGAACGCGCACGACGTCGACCAGGCCGCGAAGATCATCGCCGGCACGGCGCGCTCGATGGGCGTGGAGGTGGTGTGA
- the nusG gene encoding transcription termination/antitermination protein NusG, producing the protein MFRWYVVNTYSGHENKVKHNLEHRVVSLNQRRAVRQVVVPTESVTEMKDNQRVVTEKRTMPGYVLVNMDLNEDSWALVKGTPGVTGFVGASNEPVPLTQAEVDRLLHRETAERPRSRAQFSIGESVKVVSGPLSDFSGEISEINEDGARLKVLVSIFGRETPVEVGFDQVKKI; encoded by the coding sequence ATGTTTCGCTGGTACGTCGTCAACACCTATTCCGGTCACGAGAACAAGGTCAAGCACAACCTCGAGCACCGCGTCGTCTCGCTCAACCAGAGACGCGCAGTGCGGCAGGTGGTCGTGCCGACCGAGTCCGTGACCGAGATGAAGGACAACCAGAGAGTTGTCACCGAGAAGCGCACGATGCCCGGCTACGTGCTGGTCAACATGGACCTCAACGAGGATTCGTGGGCGCTTGTCAAGGGCACTCCCGGCGTCACCGGTTTCGTGGGCGCCTCCAACGAGCCCGTGCCGCTCACGCAGGCGGAGGTCGATCGGCTGCTCCATCGCGAGACGGCCGAGCGGCCGCGCAGCCGCGCGCAGTTCTCGATCGGCGAGTCGGTCAAGGTGGTCTCCGGGCCGCTGTCGGACTTCTCCGGCGAGATCTCCGAGATCAACGAGGACGGCGCTCGACTCAAGGTGCTGGTATCAATCTTCGGCCGCGAGACGCCGGTCGAGGTCGGTTTCGACCAGGTGAAGAAGATCTGA
- a CDS encoding FadR/GntR family transcriptional regulator yields the protein MPPRNHVAERLRELLSDQDVAPGDRLPPERELAARLGVSRSSLREGLRRLSDLGIIESRQGSGTYLAPVDLGDLFEVRQRLEPLAARLAAERREPHDLLALEEALAEMRAARDDAAGFGEADVRAHTVIVEASGSLPVRVLFAAIADLLRHSRTTTAANAPLRADALREMTEIVGAIRAHDGAAAEAAMRGHLAHVGATVPA from the coding sequence ATGCCGCCACGCAACCACGTCGCAGAACGCCTGCGTGAGCTGCTTTCCGACCAGGACGTCGCGCCCGGGGACAGGCTTCCGCCCGAGCGCGAGCTGGCCGCCCGGCTGGGCGTCTCGCGCTCGAGCCTGCGCGAGGGTCTGCGGCGGCTCTCGGACCTCGGCATCATCGAGTCGCGTCAGGGCTCGGGCACGTACCTCGCGCCCGTCGACCTCGGCGACCTGTTCGAGGTGCGCCAGCGACTGGAGCCGCTCGCCGCGCGGCTGGCGGCGGAGCGCCGCGAACCGCACGACCTGCTCGCGCTGGAGGAGGCGCTGGCGGAGATGCGCGCCGCCCGCGACGACGCGGCCGGCTTCGGCGAGGCCGACGTGCGCGCACACACCGTGATCGTCGAGGCCTCGGGCTCGCTGCCCGTGCGGGTGCTGTTCGCCGCGATCGCCGACCTGCTGCGCCACTCGCGCACGACGACGGCGGCCAACGCGCCGCTGCGCGCCGACGCGCTGCGAGAGATGACCGAGATCGTCGGCGCGATCCGCGCGCACGACGGCGCCGCGGCCGAGGCCGCGATGCGCGGTCACCTCGCGCACGTCGGCGCGACCGTCCCGGCGTAG
- the rplL gene encoding 50S ribosomal protein L7/L12: protein MATTQEWIDELKAISVLELAERIRALEEEFGVSATAVAAAAPAAGGGGGGEAAAEESSTVDVVLTGAGDKKIQVIKVVRAATGLGLKEAKALVDEAPKPVKEGIERDEADKLKAELEEAGASVELK from the coding sequence ATGGCGACCACTCAGGAGTGGATCGACGAGCTGAAGGCCATCTCGGTGCTTGAGCTGGCCGAGCGCATCAGAGCGCTCGAAGAGGAGTTCGGCGTCTCCGCGACGGCCGTCGCGGCTGCGGCTCCGGCCGCCGGCGGCGGTGGCGGCGGCGAGGCCGCGGCCGAGGAGTCCTCGACGGTCGACGTCGTCCTCACGGGCGCCGGCGACAAGAAGATCCAGGTCATCAAGGTCGTCCGCGCGGCGACCGGCCTCGGTCTGAAGGAGGCCAAGGCGCTCGTCGACGAGGCCCCCAAGCCCGTCAAGGAAGGCATCGAGCGCGACGAGGCCGACAAGCTCAAGGCCGAGCTCGAAGAGGCCGGCGCGAGCGTCGAGCTCAAGTAG
- the rplJ gene encoding 50S ribosomal protein L10 — protein sequence MNRDEKAAVIDRIAGELEASQAVFAVDYRGITVSQVADLRSKLRESDTTLAVVKNSLTERAADKAGADALKAILTGPTALAFVRGDAAAAAKALSDAQRATQVLEFKGGLMDGKAVTPDEIRAISKLPSREVLYGQLVGVVAAPLNGLARGLNALIAGVAIQLQAIADQGLVGGNAPAPAAEAEAPAAEAEAPAAEAEAPAAEAEAPAAEAAEAAPAAEETAPAAAEATDTDSTPTTDDKTDDAAEADGASDAKED from the coding sequence ATGAACAGAGACGAGAAGGCAGCGGTCATCGACCGGATCGCCGGGGAGCTGGAGGCATCCCAGGCGGTCTTCGCGGTCGATTACCGTGGCATCACGGTCAGCCAGGTCGCCGACCTGCGCAGCAAGCTGCGCGAGTCGGACACGACGCTCGCCGTCGTGAAGAACTCGCTGACCGAGCGCGCGGCCGACAAGGCCGGCGCCGACGCGCTCAAGGCGATCCTCACGGGCCCGACGGCCCTGGCGTTCGTCCGCGGCGACGCGGCTGCGGCCGCGAAGGCGCTGAGCGACGCGCAGAGAGCGACGCAGGTGCTGGAGTTCAAGGGCGGTCTGATGGACGGCAAGGCCGTCACGCCCGACGAGATCAGAGCGATCTCGAAGCTCCCGTCGCGCGAGGTGCTCTACGGGCAGCTCGTCGGCGTCGTCGCCGCACCGCTCAACGGTCTCGCTCGTGGCCTCAACGCGCTCATCGCGGGCGTTGCGATCCAGCTGCAGGCGATCGCCGACCAGGGCCTCGTGGGCGGCAACGCTCCGGCTCCGGCCGCCGAGGCCGAGGCTCCGGCCGCCGAGGCCGAGGCTCCGGCCGCCGAGGCCGAGGCTCCGGCCGCCGAGGCCGAGGCTCCGGCGGCTGAGGCCGCCGAGGCCGCCCCGGCCGCTGAGGAGACCGCTCCGGCGGCCGCCGAGGCGACCGACACCGATTCGACCCCCACCACTGACGACAAGACGGACGACGCGGCGGAAGCCGACGGCGCTTCCGACGCGAAGGAGGACTGA
- the secE gene encoding preprotein translocase subunit SecE: MARDRRRAKQRRERQARSAGPSARRAEGGGALPDENPLHEHEPAEFASGEVDIADAQLALGRPELAGSEPAQATDDLGGSTAEELFEAARDDDGGPLVPGGGGDDDGNGGAGGVTKIGDRSPEPQRKPGGRFLNFLRGSWRELQRVQWPDRKQVTSATAVVIGFVLLSGAFLGAADWVSSRIVDLIV, from the coding sequence GTGGCCCGCGATCGCAGACGAGCGAAGCAGCGCAGGGAGCGGCAGGCCCGCTCCGCAGGCCCCTCGGCACGCCGTGCCGAGGGCGGCGGCGCGCTGCCCGACGAGAACCCGCTGCACGAGCACGAGCCGGCCGAGTTCGCCTCGGGCGAGGTGGACATCGCCGACGCTCAGCTCGCGCTCGGTCGTCCCGAGCTCGCGGGCAGCGAGCCCGCCCAGGCGACCGACGACCTCGGCGGCTCGACCGCCGAGGAGCTGTTCGAGGCTGCGCGCGACGACGACGGCGGGCCGCTGGTCCCCGGCGGCGGCGGAGACGACGACGGGAACGGCGGCGCCGGCGGCGTCACCAAGATCGGCGATCGCTCCCCCGAGCCGCAGCGCAAGCCGGGCGGCCGCTTCCTCAACTTCCTGCGCGGCAGCTGGCGCGAGCTGCAGCGCGTCCAGTGGCCCGACCGCAAGCAGGTCACTTCAGCCACCGCCGTGGTGATCGGCTTCGTGCTGCTCTCCGGAGCCTTCCTCGGCGCGGCCGACTGGGTCTCCTCGCGGATCGTCGACCTCATCGTCTAG
- a CDS encoding amidohydrolase family protein produces MRIDVHQHLLSPPLLAALARRGAAPSLTRRGDGWTFHLDGEPDSQLAAADADARTRAGQLDGDGVDRALVLLSSALGIEHLPAEEAAPLLDAYHDGAAALPSERFGAWGAIGVREPDPGAVDALLARGFVGVSIPATALATPALLERLGPLLERLERRGAPLFVHPGPVTAPAPGAPAWWPALTDYVAQMNAAWHAFLHAGRPALPRLRVLFAMLAGGAPLQLERLAARGGPAERALDPLTFYDTSSYGPRAVEATLRVVGADQLVHGSDRPVVGAAAPRGDTALGHALLRVNPARLLGRAPTHDPIAA; encoded by the coding sequence ATGCGAATCGACGTACACCAGCATCTCCTCTCCCCGCCGCTCCTCGCCGCGCTCGCGCGGCGGGGCGCGGCCCCCTCTTTGACCCGCCGCGGCGACGGCTGGACGTTCCACCTCGACGGCGAGCCGGACAGCCAGCTCGCGGCCGCCGACGCCGACGCCCGCACCCGCGCCGGCCAGCTCGACGGCGACGGCGTCGACCGCGCGCTCGTGCTGCTCTCCAGCGCGCTCGGCATCGAGCACCTGCCAGCCGAGGAGGCCGCGCCGCTGCTCGACGCCTACCACGACGGCGCCGCCGCGCTGCCGTCCGAGCGCTTCGGCGCCTGGGGCGCGATCGGCGTCCGCGAGCCCGACCCCGGCGCCGTCGACGCGCTGCTCGCGCGCGGCTTCGTCGGCGTCTCGATCCCCGCCACCGCGCTCGCGACGCCGGCGCTGCTGGAGCGCCTCGGGCCGCTGCTGGAGCGGTTGGAGCGCCGCGGCGCGCCGCTGTTCGTCCACCCCGGCCCCGTCACCGCGCCCGCCCCCGGCGCGCCCGCGTGGTGGCCGGCGCTGACCGACTACGTCGCCCAGATGAACGCCGCCTGGCACGCCTTCCTGCACGCCGGCCGCCCCGCCCTCCCGCGCCTGCGCGTGCTGTTCGCGATGCTCGCCGGCGGCGCGCCGCTGCAGCTCGAACGGCTCGCGGCGCGCGGCGGCCCGGCTGAGCGCGCGCTCGACCCGCTGACGTTCTACGACACCTCCTCCTACGGCCCGCGCGCCGTCGAGGCGACGCTCCGCGTCGTCGGCGCCGACCAGCTCGTCCACGGCTCCGACCGCCCCGTCGTCGGCGCCGCCGCGCCACGCGGCGACACCGCGCTCGGCCACGCGCTGCTGCGCGTCAACCCGGCACGGCTGCTCGGCCGCGCTCCCACCCACGACCCGATCGCCGCATGA